The DNA region CAAAAAAGTCTCACGCGAAAACTTTAAGTATTCTATAGTAAGTGTCTCTCTGAGCTGGTACAAAGCCAGCCGACCTTATGGCATCTATCATATCTTCTACCTTGGGGATGTTTACTCTATACGAGGTTGAGGAGATGACATTTTCTTCTATCATCACGCTTCCCATATCGTTCGCTCCAAAATGCAGTCCTACAGTACCCACCTGCATAGTTTGTGTTACATGAGAGCTTTGTATGTTTCTAAAGTTGTCAAGGTATAGTCTTGAAAGTGCAAGAACCTTAAGGTAATAAATAACGGAAGCTTCCTCAAGGTGATCCAGTTGGGTGTTACCCTTTTTGAAAGTCCAAGGTATAAAAGCGGTAAAGCCTCCCGTCTGGTCCTGTATGCGCCTTATTCTCTCAAAATGCTCCACTATATGGTGAGGCTTTTCTACGTGTCCAAACATCATAGTGGCTGTTGAGGTCATACCAAGTTCGTGAGCTGTCCTGTGTACCTCTTCCCACTGCTCTACTGTGCATTTTCCCGGACTCAAAAAGTTCCTCACATCTGAGGATAAGATTTCAGCACCGCCACCCGGGAGTGAATCGAGTCCTGCTTTTTTAAGTCTTTTAAGGACATCTTTTATACTCATTCTTTCAAGCTTGGAAAGATATACGATCTCTGGTGCAGAAAAGGAGTGTATCTGAACCTGAGGAAAGCGTCCTTTTATTGTACTTATAAGATCTTCGTAGTATTCTATAGGTAGTTCAGGGTTTAGTCCACCCTGCATCAAAAGAGTTGTCCCTCCCCAATCTACGAGT from Hydrogenobacter sp. includes:
- the mqnC gene encoding cyclic dehypoxanthinyl futalosine synthase; this translates as MRTHSLDYIKDKVLEGERISPEEALSLFEADLGLLGFLANEVRKRFHPEGIVTFVIDRNVNYTNICVAGCKFCAFQRKVGSPEGYLLDKEEVLRKVQELVDWGGTTLLMQGGLNPELPIEYYEDLISTIKGRFPQVQIHSFSAPEIVYLSKLERMSIKDVLKRLKKAGLDSLPGGGAEILSSDVRNFLSPGKCTVEQWEEVHRTAHELGMTSTATMMFGHVEKPHHIVEHFERIRRIQDQTGGFTAFIPWTFKKGNTQLDHLEEASVIYYLKVLALSRLYLDNFRNIQSSHVTQTMQVGTVGLHFGANDMGSVMIEENVISSTSYRVNIPKVEDMIDAIRSAGFVPAQRDTYYRILKVFA